GCCGGACACGCGCGCGACCGGAAGATCGAGAGCCGTATCAACCCTCCCCTGCCATGGTTCTCCTGGCCGCTCGAGCCGGGACGACGATGGACGTACCGCGGGACCCTCCAAGATTCGACGGCGAGCGTCCAGCGCGAAGACACCTTCCTCGTCCTCGGCGCCGAGGTCATCGAGGTGCCGGCCGGGCGCTTCAACACGGTCAAGGTGCTGCACGAGAGCGACAAGGGCGACCGGAACGAGTACTGGTACGCCCCCGACGTCCGCTCCTACGTCAAGTGGGTCTGGCACCGGGGCACGTCCAGCAGCGAAGAGCTGCTCCGCGAGTTTCACGCCGCGTCCCGGAGCTGACGTCGCTCCCGGGCGACGAGGGCGCCGACGCGGCCGCCGGCCAGGCGCCAGTCCGCGATCAACGCCGCCCAGAGCGCCAGCGTCGCCCAGAAGTACGCGGAGCCGGTCAGCGCGGTCGCCCAGGGGTTGGGCTGGAACGCCACCGTGGCGGGTAGGGGCCAGAGGAGCCCTGGCACCGCGACGAGGAGCAGCGCCCGGCGCCAGCGGGCCGTGCTCGAAAGGGTCGTCCCCTGCGCGAGGGGATTCCACGCGGCGACGAGCGCCACCATCGGACCGAGCGCGAGCCACCAGTAGTAGGTCCAGCCGAGCGGCGAGATGAGAAGCGCCGCGAAGAGGAGCACCGCGAAGCCCCGATCGACCGTGCGGGCGCTCGAGTCGGTGGCGGCAATGGTGAGACTCACGACTCCGACGGCCGCGGACAGGAGGAGCCAGATCGGCCCGATGAGACCCGGCGCGTCGAACAAGGGCGCGTAGTACGCGCTGGGCGCGAGCACGCGCTTGAGGAAGCCGAGCAGGGACGCGTTCATGGCGACCCACTCCCACGTCACCGCGGAGAGCCCGGCGATCCAGGATCGATGGGCGTCCCACCCGAAGATCCCGAGCCCCAGCAAGAACGCGCCCGCGGCCGCGCCGAGCGTCGCGCCGAGCGCGTCGAGCCGCCGGCGCAGCACGAGATAGGGCAGGAAGATGCCAAGGAAGGGCTTCACGCTCATCACGAGGCCGAGGTAGACGCCGGCCTCGGCCCAGCTCCCTCGCCGCGCGCGAATCCACGCCAGTGTCATGGGAAGGAGCAGGACGAAGGAGACCTGCCCGGTCACCGCCACCGCGCCGAACCCCGCGAAGCTCAGCAGGCCCAGGACGACGAGCCGCCGGCGCCACGGCGTGAGCACCACGCCGGCTTCACGCGCGATCAGGTGGAGCGACAGGCCGAGACAGGCCAGGCTCACGATGCCCCAGACCACGAGCGCCCAGCGCCCGGGGAGCGGCGCCAGCGGCAGCAGGATCAGGTGGAAATGGGGCGGATTGAGGTTCAGGAACTGGATGTAGTGGAGGATGTCGCCGCTCATCCCGCGCACCGGACTCAGCGTGGCCGGCCCCAGGTCGTACATGTCCCGACCGGCGAGGTAGGCCCGGGCGGATGCGTGGAGCTTCCCGAAATCGCTCCGGACGAGTCCCCGCTCCATCACCAGGACGAGCGCCGCGTTCCAGCCCAGGAGCGCGAGACAGGCGAGGGTGACGGCCGTGCGGCCGAGGGCCGAGAGCGCTCGCGGGTGTGCCTCGCCGACGGGGCTGCCTGTCATCGCGGCTGCAGCCGGAGCGCTCCCTCGCGCGGATCCAGGGTGAAGGTGTAGCGGGTCAGGAAGGAGTTGCCGAGCAGGCCGTTCAGGCCGGTGGGCAGCCCGACGACGACCGCGCGGATCCCGCGCGCCTCGACCTCGCCGACCTGGAGCGAAGTCAGGGTGACGATGGGGCCCCGCGTGCGCCCGGCGATCCCCTGCACCTCGACCACGGGCGTGTCGGGCCCGATGTCCAGCCCGGCGAGGCGGGCCACCGCGGGCGAAATGAGGGTCACGCTCGCGCCCGTGTCGAGCAGGAGCGGGCCGGTCCAGGACCCGTTGATGACGACCTCGGTGAGCCAGCCGCCGGGAACCTTGGTCAGGGCGATGACCGTCTCCTCGGACCGCCGCGGTCTGGGCGGCGCCCCGAGGGCGCCGATGGCGCGGAGCCCCTCCCGCGCCGCCGTCGCCACCGCGGGCGGTGGATTCAGGCGCAGGGCCGTCTCGTAGGCAACCGTGGCTTCCTGGAAGCGCCCTAGCTTGGTGAGGGCGGCGCCGCGATGGTAGTGGAGCAGCGGGTCACTGGGTGTGCGGGCCACCGCCTGGCTGAAGAGGCGCTCGGCCTCGGCATATTCGCCCCGCTGATACGCGGCCTTGCCCGCCTCGTTGAGATCGCCCGGACCCGCCCCCAGGAGCGCGACGAGGGGCAGGAGCACGAGGAGGCGCGCTGGGGCCCTACCCACCGCCGACTCCCCTGACGCTCTCAAAGCGAGGAATCACGCGGAACTCCTTTCGCAGCGACTCGAGGGACTCGCCGATCTGCGCGATCCGCTCGTGCTCCGCGTTCCCGAGAAACCGAGCCGCGTGCTCGAGGTAGGTGATCTTCCGCGGCTCGATGCTCATGAGGCGCGCCGCCGTCGCGTCGACCGCCACGAGATCGTCGCCGAAGATGAGCGCGCCGCACGGCTTGGGGTCGCCCTGGATCGGGCCGTTGCCCTCCATGCCGACGATGCCGTCGACGATGGCGAACTGGGGAGCGGGCAGCGAGCTGTTGATGTCGACGACGCTCTCGTGGATGCCCGCCCAGTGCAGGACGTTCTTCGGCCAACCGTAAACCATGCCCGGCACGACCCCGAACATGTTCTTGAGCGAGAGCGTCACCCCGGCCCAGTGGTGGGTCTTCAACTTGGGCATGGACACGATCAGGTCCGCGCCGAGTATGGTCTCGGGCAGGTGGAGCCGACCGAGCTCGGTGAAGCGGCTGCGCAGCGTCACCGATCGCACGTCGTCGTAGTTGAGGTCGATGTAGCGCGCGCCCAGATCGGTGAGCGTGCGGAAGAGCCCGGAGGCGGCCACCAGATGCTCGGTGTCACGTCGGTGGCCCGGGCCCTCGGCGACCACCACGTCGCGCGCGCCCAGGCGGCGGAAGGCCTCCACCGCGGCCGCGATGACGGCCGGATGCGTATTGATCACGCCCGCCGGGTCGAACTCGACGAGGTTCGGCTTGAGCACCACCTTCCGTCCGGCGACGGCAACGGGAAAATGTCGTATGCCCTGGAGCACCACGTCGGTCAGCGGCACCGTGTAGTCGCGGGCGGGCAGGATGGCGACTCGCGAGCGGTCGGCCTT
Above is a window of Candidatus Methylomirabilota bacterium DNA encoding:
- a CDS encoding glycosyltransferase family 87 protein, with the protein product MTGSPVGEAHPRALSALGRTAVTLACLALLGWNAALVLVMERGLVRSDFGKLHASARAYLAGRDMYDLGPATLSPVRGMSGDILHYIQFLNLNPPHFHLILLPLAPLPGRWALVVWGIVSLACLGLSLHLIAREAGVVLTPWRRRLVVLGLLSFAGFGAVAVTGQVSFVLLLPMTLAWIRARRGSWAEAGVYLGLVMSVKPFLGIFLPYLVLRRRLDALGATLGAAAGAFLLGLGIFGWDAHRSWIAGLSAVTWEWVAMNASLLGFLKRVLAPSAYYAPLFDAPGLIGPIWLLLSAAVGVVSLTIAATDSSARTVDRGFAVLLFAALLISPLGWTYYWWLALGPMVALVAAWNPLAQGTTLSSTARWRRALLLVAVPGLLWPLPATVAFQPNPWATALTGSAYFWATLALWAALIADWRLAGGRVGALVARERRQLRDAA
- a CDS encoding retroviral-like aspartic protease family protein; the encoded protein is MGRAPARLLVLLPLVALLGAGPGDLNEAGKAAYQRGEYAEAERLFSQAVARTPSDPLLHYHRGAALTKLGRFQEATVAYETALRLNPPPAVATAAREGLRAIGALGAPPRPRRSEETVIALTKVPGGWLTEVVINGSWTGPLLLDTGASVTLISPAVARLAGLDIGPDTPVVEVQGIAGRTRGPIVTLTSLQVGEVEARGIRAVVVGLPTGLNGLLGNSFLTRYTFTLDPREGALRLQPR
- a CDS encoding DUF362 domain-containing protein; this encodes MTRRGFLGAAVAVPVAGAVPLAAGCGRTPSWDRAAYRKADRSRVAILPARDYTVPLTDVVLQGIRHFPVAVAGRKVVLKPNLVEFDPAGVINTHPAVIAAAVEAFRRLGARDVVVAEGPGHRRDTEHLVAASGLFRTLTDLGARYIDLNYDDVRSVTLRSRFTELGRLHLPETILGADLIVSMPKLKTHHWAGVTLSLKNMFGVVPGMVYGWPKNVLHWAGIHESVVDINSSLPAPQFAIVDGIVGMEGNGPIQGDPKPCGALIFGDDLVAVDATAARLMSIEPRKITYLEHAARFLGNAEHERIAQIGESLESLRKEFRVIPRFESVRGVGGG